CCCCTATGTGCAGCTAGGTAGACGTTGCCTCGCATTAGTCAGACATTTCACACACTTTCTATACACTCACTGTGTAACTAGTTTGCCCCAGACATACGCCatagttacatttatgcatttagcagacgcttttatccaaagggtcTACACACCGTGGTTACACACCGTAGTTACACACCGTGGTTACACACTGTAGTTACACACCGTAGTTACACACCGTGGCAACAGAGGCAGTGAAGCAGGAAAGAacatcagcaccatggacagcacctCTTTCATTTATGGTGAATGTATGATCAGAGGCACTGAACACTGTTATAGTTTTGTCTTTCTTGTTACATTTTCTAGGTACAAGATATATTTTTGGGCCATTTTCATAAAATCCTCTGCCTACATGAGCTACCAGGGTGCCCCTAtaccatttaaaaaataaaacgcACTAGCTGTGCTTAAATCTTTCTCCGATACGCATAACCGTCTCTTAACTGTGTGCTGCTCACTTGGTtgccacaacaaacacaaaccaccaagacaacagcacacagcacagttcACAACAAGTGTTTCCTAAGTGTGACTATTCTACCATCCATGTAACAATTAGCATTCCGCTGCATGCGAccgcagagagaagaggaggctgagtaggctgtgtgtctgtgtgtgtgtgacccagctCTCCTCCGCTACGCAAACAAGCTTTTAATGACTGTGTTAGCAATTCACGACACAACGTGTCTGAAAACACAGCACAAATTAGAAAGAAAACAGAAATAGAAAAAGCAGTCCGCTCTTATGACCTTTAGAAAAACACTTTTGGAAAACCAAGCAGTGCTGTTAGAGCCATGAAAAGAAAGTCGTGACAGAAGAGATTGTGTGTTTTTAGCGGTCGGGCTCTGGACCCGAGGTAAGCGCCGTTGCCTCTTGGTTCTCAACCCCACATTTACAGTCCCCGGTTGGCGTCCGTGAATCCAAACCAATCGACCTCTATAAAGACCTCTCAGACGTGGGGGGGTGATGGGCCGTCTTACAAACCAAGAGGTGAGGGTGCTTACCCCTGATCCACGGCCTGTCCCAGGAGGCCCATGCCTGAAGACATGCCTACCATGGCCAAGAAGCATCGGAAGATTTACCTCTCTCCCTGGAGCCTTTGTGTTTttttgaggagggagggagatgagttTGTTAAATCGTCTGATGCGAAGGGTCATACCTCGCATTCCCTGGAGCCTGAGATGGTGCAGGTGCACGCCCCAGAGCCGTTGCCCAGCACCTCCAGAACCTCTGGGTTGGCGGCCGGATTATAACTCATGTAGTACTCCTGTAGCTGGGAGCTCAAGTTCTGTTCCGGCTCAGGGCTCTTTTTCCGGCGTTTGCGCCCCACCATGGAGCGCTGCTGCAGCAGGCGAGTGGCGCCCGGGTAACGCCTCCACGCCACGTACAGGACGGTGAGGACGAGCGACGCGGAGAAGAAAAGCGCCACGCTTCCCACCACCACCTTGTGGAAGGACATGTGCTGCAGTTCGGGGGACGGGGTGAGCGGCGGGCTGTCGAGGGAGGGCGGGGCGCGGGGAGGGGCGTCGCGGGGGTCCATCCCTCCTTGGCTGGGGAAGGTGGGgcgtgggaggggctggggtcGGGGCGGTGGAAGGGGCGACAGGGTggttggtggggggaggggcggaggcGGGTTGGTGGGAGTGAAGGTGGGGTCGGGGGTGGTCTCGGGAATTAGTTCTGGCGTTGGTGAGGGGGTCTCTGTTTGGAAATACTCACTCTCGTCACAGATGGCGCTGTTCCTGGTCGCCTCCATGATTTTCTCGCCCTGCAGGGACTTAGGGCTGCTGCAGATCATGGTGGTGTCTTTGGTGCCTCTGAAGTTCCTCAACcaggccaccagggggcagatgCCAGTCCCACAGTCCCACATGTTGCCCGCCAGGCTGATGGAGGTCAGGGAGATCCAGGCAGACACTGCCTCCTGGGAGACATTCGCCAGCTTGTTGGACTCCAGGTTGAGGATCTGGAGGTTGGGCAGGCAGTGGAACACGGCCGGATCCAGGGCCTGGATCTCGTTTCCAGAGAGGTCGAGCTTCTGCAGGGTGTGCCAGGTCCAGGGCAGGCCCTGGTTGACCGCTCGGATGCGGTTCCACTGCAGGTAGAGGGACCGAAGGTTGGCCAGGCGCGGAAACAGAAAGAAGTTGATCCTGGAGAACTGGTTGTGCTCGAGATGAAGCTCCATAAGCCTCTGCAGGCCCAGGAAGGTGGTCCTGGTCAGCACCTTGATGCGGTTGTAGCCCAGGTCCAGAAACTCCAAACTCCGGCACTCAAGAAAGGCTCGGATGGGGACGTTGGTGAGCCCGTTGGAACGCAGGTGAAGGTTCTGCAACTTCCGGAGCCCGTGGAACTGTCCCGCCTGCAGAACCTCCAGCTTGTTGTAGCTGAGATCCAGGCTGCGCAGGTTGGGCACCCCGTGGAAGGTGGCGTTGTGGAGCGACGTGATCCGGTTGGAGCTCAGGATCAACTCCTTCAGCCGGCGGACGCCCTGAAACGCCCGGCTGTCCAGGGCGGAGATCTGGTTGTGGTCCAGGTAGAGCCACAGCAGTTGGTTAAGGTGGGCGAACTGGTAAGGCAGCAGGGTGTGCAGGTCGTTGTAGCGCAGGGACAGGCCCTGGCACCCCACCGAAATGTTCTCGGGGACGTCCTGGAAGCCGGCCGACTCGCAGTGGACGATCTTCCCCTCGCAGCGGCAGCTGTTGGGGCAGGTGCGCtcggcagagcagagcaggagcagggccggcaggaggaggaggatgaggaggaggaggtgcggcGGCCGTCCGTCAAAAAGAACAGAACCTTccgagacagaggggagagggggagggagagcattAGAGAACAGGAACAGCCTGAACATTTACATATTCATGGATGAGATGGAAAACGATGTCTGCCTTTTCCAGCACCTGCCTGTGACCCATGTCGCTTCCATTATCCTCCACTACAGCAAGCTGTGTCATCTCCCCCTCTGTATTTTCAGAATTAAAATGAAAGAGAAACAGGTAGTTTTTCCTCATTGTCTTGTCATGTGTTCTCCTTCAGCCCAGGAATAATAGTTTTCAAATAATCTTATCTGTGTCATCTTTGATCTGTGTGCTCGGTTTGCAGGGTGCGGTCTATGTCACTAATCTTCATGTAGACGGATCATAGGGTGGT
This is a stretch of genomic DNA from Osmerus mordax isolate fOsmMor3 chromosome 20, fOsmMor3.pri, whole genome shotgun sequence. It encodes these proteins:
- the lrrtm4l1 gene encoding leucine rich repeat transmembrane neuronal 4 like 1, coding for MGSVLFDGRPPHLLLLILLLLPALLLLCSAERTCPNSCRCEGKIVHCESAGFQDVPENISVGCQGLSLRYNDLHTLLPYQFAHLNQLLWLYLDHNQISALDSRAFQGVRRLKELILSSNRITSLHNATFHGVPNLRSLDLSYNKLEVLQAGQFHGLRKLQNLHLRSNGLTNVPIRAFLECRSLEFLDLGYNRIKVLTRTTFLGLQRLMELHLEHNQFSRINFFLFPRLANLRSLYLQWNRIRAVNQGLPWTWHTLQKLDLSGNEIQALDPAVFHCLPNLQILNLESNKLANVSQEAVSAWISLTSISLAGNMWDCGTGICPLVAWLRNFRGTKDTTMICSSPKSLQGEKIMEATRNSAICDESEYFQTETPSPTPELIPETTPDPTFTPTNPPPPLPPPTTLSPLPPPRPQPLPRPTFPSQGGMDPRDAPPRAPPSLDSPPLTPSPELQHMSFHKVVVGSVALFFSASLVLTVLYVAWRRYPGATRLLQQRSMVGRKRRKKSPEPEQNLSSQLQEYYMSYNPAANPEVLEVLGNGSGACTCTISGSRECENEYICPRPLPGAWPGDVTTIH